The Engystomops pustulosus chromosome 9, aEngPut4.maternal, whole genome shotgun sequence genome includes a window with the following:
- the LOC140077032 gene encoding uncharacterized protein isoform X2 gives MMERFFDKLTGRTRVQVLSRRALEPEAKRTWIKSYNDGLGPSPAFYDLAAAAQDGPGELMPESPEPPCWIVRSDNLTGRTHVQVLTRRALEPEATRTWINSYEDGPGPSPALYNFAAAPDDGPGELMPESPEPPCWIVRSEKRRSSGSRWRKRLRSLFCMSRESVMVTPFTPAPSRPDTKHFGCQVTEEELSLMSHGPKVTVIQVKPYMVDASTQVHKDEF, from the exons ATGATGGAAAGATTTTTT GATAAACTTACTGGGCGCACCCGTGTCCAAGTCCTGTCCCGCAGGGCACTGGAGCCGGAGGCTAAGCGCACGTGGATCAAATCCTACAACGACGgg CTAGGTCCTTCTCCTGCCTTTTATGATTtggctgctgctgcacaggatGGACCAGGAGAGCTGATGCCGGAGTCACCTGAGCCCCCCTGCTGGATTGTTAGATCG GATAATCTTACTGGGCGCACCCATGTCCAAGTTCTGACCCGCAGGGCACTGGAGCCGGAGGCTACGCGCACTTGGATTAATTCATACGAGGACGgg CCAGGTCCTTCTCCGGCCTTGTATAATTTTGCTGCTGCTCCTGATGATGGACCAGGAGAGCTGATGCCGGAGTCACCTGAGCCCCCCTGCTGGATTGTGAGATCG GAGAAAAGAAGATCATCAGGATCAAGATGGAGAAAACGACTGAGGAGCCTCTTCTGCATG AGCCGGGAATCAGTGATGGTGACTCCTTTCACGCCAGCTCCCAGCAGACCCGACACAAAACACTTCGGATGCCAAGTGACAGAAGAAGAGCTCAGCCTGATGTCACATGGGCCAAAAGTCACCGTGATCCAGGTGAAACCCTATATGGTTGACGCTTCCACCCAGGTCCATAAGGATGAGTTCTGA
- the LOC140077032 gene encoding uncharacterized protein isoform X1, with amino-acid sequence MMERFFDKLTGRTRVQVLSRRALEPEAKRTWIKSYNDGLGPSPAFYDLAAAAQDGPGELMPESPEPPCWIVRSESFLPLDPPAECSTGKTPLDLDCIITDNLTGRTHVQVLTRRALEPEATRTWINSYEDGPGPSPALYNFAAAPDDGPGELMPESPEPPCWIVRSEKRRSSGSRWRKRLRSLFCMSRESVMVTPFTPAPSRPDTKHFGCQVTEEELSLMSHGPKVTVIQVKPYMVDASTQVHKDEF; translated from the exons ATGATGGAAAGATTTTTT GATAAACTTACTGGGCGCACCCGTGTCCAAGTCCTGTCCCGCAGGGCACTGGAGCCGGAGGCTAAGCGCACGTGGATCAAATCCTACAACGACGgg CTAGGTCCTTCTCCTGCCTTTTATGATTtggctgctgctgcacaggatGGACCAGGAGAGCTGATGCCGGAGTCACCTGAGCCCCCCTGCTGGATTGTTAGATCG GAGAGTTTCCTACCACTGGATCCGCCTGCAGAGTGTAGTACAGGAAAAACGCCACTGGACTTGGACTGCATCATCACG GATAATCTTACTGGGCGCACCCATGTCCAAGTTCTGACCCGCAGGGCACTGGAGCCGGAGGCTACGCGCACTTGGATTAATTCATACGAGGACGgg CCAGGTCCTTCTCCGGCCTTGTATAATTTTGCTGCTGCTCCTGATGATGGACCAGGAGAGCTGATGCCGGAGTCACCTGAGCCCCCCTGCTGGATTGTGAGATCG GAGAAAAGAAGATCATCAGGATCAAGATGGAGAAAACGACTGAGGAGCCTCTTCTGCATG AGCCGGGAATCAGTGATGGTGACTCCTTTCACGCCAGCTCCCAGCAGACCCGACACAAAACACTTCGGATGCCAAGTGACAGAAGAAGAGCTCAGCCTGATGTCACATGGGCCAAAAGTCACCGTGATCCAGGTGAAACCCTATATGGTTGACGCTTCCACCCAGGTCCATAAGGATGAGTTCTGA